A genomic window from Megalobrama amblycephala isolate DHTTF-2021 linkage group LG2, ASM1881202v1, whole genome shotgun sequence includes:
- the lim2.1 gene encoding lens intrinsic membrane protein 2.1 — MYSFMGGGLFCAGVGNILLIVSTATDYWMQYRHSNNFMHQGLWRYCMPGKCFTHTDSIAYWDATRAFMILSLLACFFGIILGIMAFIHYSSFDRFDKTFAAGILFFISCFFVFLAMAVYTGVTINYYGKRYGTWRFSWSYIIGWVSVVLTFFSGSFYMCAYRMHECPRISNPH; from the exons ATGTACAGCTTCATGGGAGGAGGGCTGTTTTGTGCTGGAGTGGGCAATATACTCCTGATTGTTTCCACAGCAACAGATTATTGGATGCAGTACCGTCATTCAAACAACTTCATGCATCAGGGACTGTGGAGATACTGCATGCCGGGAAAATGCTTCACACACACCGACAGCATTG caTACTGGGATGCTACACGAGCGTTCATGATCTTGTCTCTGTTGGCCTGCTTCTTTGGCATCATCCTCGGTATTATGGCCTTCATCCACTACTCTTCCTTTGACAGGTTTGATAAAACCTTTGCTGCAGGCATTCTGTTCTTCATCTCAT GCTTTTTTGTGTTTCTGGCCATGGCTGTGTACACAGGAGTTACAATAAATTACTATGGTAAACGCTATGGTACCTGGAGGTTCTCCTGGTCTTACATCATTGGCTGGGTGTCTGTTGTGCTCACTTTCTTTTCAG gtAGTTTCTATATGTGTGCATACCGGATGCATGAATGCCCCAGAATCTCCAATCCTCACTAG